GGGTCGTTCGCGAGGGGCCCCTGGTGCTCGGGTGACGTCCGAAGTCCGCCGAGGCCGCTCCCGAGAGGCGCACGATCGCCGAGCGGGCCAACCTGCCGGGCGCTCGGTTGCTCGTCGAGAGCAGGGGCTGCACCCGCGCCTCACCTCGTACGCACATCCATGGACGCTCGCCCATCGAGCCCACGATCGCCATCCCTGCTTTGCCATCGGCGCGGTTGAACCTCGCCCGGATCCTCTGCTACAATCTGGCCAGGGGAACGCCACAATGAACGACGCGCTCCGCGCGCTCTATGCCCTGCAGGAAGTCGACACGGCGCTGGCGCTCGCGCAACGCGAGAGCAACCGGCTCGATTCGGGCCGCCACGAGGCCGCCGAGGTGGAGCGTTGCGGCCAGGAGCACACCGCGGCAGCCGACCGCCTGCAATCAGCAACCCGTGACCTGGCAGCGTCGGAACTGGAACTGAAGTCGGTAGAGCAGAAGAAGAAGGGGTTCGAGGACAAGCTCTACGGCGGCAAGGTGCAGAACTTCAAGGAACTGGAGTCCATGCAACAGGAGATCGAGGCGCTGGGCCGCCAGCGATCGCGGCTCGACGAGCGAATTCTCCTGCTGATGGAGGAGGGCGACTCGGCCCGCACTCTGGAGGCCACCACGGGGGCCGCGCTGAAGGCGGCCGAAGAGGCACTGGCTGCGCGCCGCGCCGACTACCAGGCGGCCGCGCACCGGCTGGCCGAGGTGATCCGCGAGCAGTCGACTCTCCGCGAGCAGCGGGTCCGCGGTGTGCCCGCCGTCCTCCTCGCCCGCTACGACGCCATCCGCGCGCAGCGACAAGGCATCGGTATCGCCGCCATCGATGGCGACCTGTGCGGCGCCTGCCACACGCGACTGCCCTCCGACGTCATTCGCTCCGTACACAACACGGACGCGATCGAGCTCTGCGACAACTGTGGGCGCCTGGTCTGCGAGGCCGCCGCGTGACCGACCTCATGGCGGGCGTCGGCGGGACCAATGAAGCCGCCGCGCCCGGCGCGTTCGCCAATGGGGCGCCCGCCCGACCTTCCGTCGCGCACCCTGCGCCCTACCCTCCCGGAGCCACCACTCCCGTCACGCTCAACAGGATACTCGCCAGCACGATCACCAGGACCACGGCGGCGATGATCGCGTACGGCCTCTGCCCGGCCCGCCGGTAGTACCAGGACGCCGCCACAAGGCGCGCAACCGGCGTCGCCATCAGCACGAGCAGCCCCGCCAGCAGCAGCAGCACGTTCCAGTGC
The window above is part of the Chthonomonadales bacterium genome. Proteins encoded here:
- a CDS encoding DUF1634 domain-containing protein, coding for MSGPPTEEGPHAIVSATLRAGVTASSALLVAGLAWTAGIMLADRPLPPPVARDARTGAVHWNVLLLLAGLLVLMATPVARLVAASWYYRRAGQRPYAIIAAVVLVIVLASILLSVTGVVAPGG